AGGGCGAGCCGCGCGGCGCGGTCGGGGGTGAACGCGTCCTGGATCAGTTCGGGCAACACCTCGCTCCCCGCGACGAGGTTGACGAGGCCGACGTGGGGCACGGCGACGATCCGCCGGGCGATGGCGTGGGTGAGCGCCGAGGTGCGGTAGACCACGACGCTCGGAACGTCTCGCACCGCGAGTTCGAGGGTGGCCGTCCCCGATGCGGCGATGGCGGCGTCGCAAGCGGACGCGAGCAGATCGAACGCGCCCGCCGCCACGCGCGCCGGAAGCCCCGACGCCGCCACCTGCCGCTCGATCCGGGCGCCATCCACCCCGTCGGCGACCGGCACCACGAACCGGGCGCCGGGAGCCTCCGCGGCGATGCGTCGCGCCGCCTCCAGCATCGGAGGGAGATGGCGGGCGATCTCCGACGGCCGCGAGCCGGGGAGCAGGCCGAAGAC
Above is a window of Acidobacteriota bacterium DNA encoding:
- a CDS encoding lipid-A-disaccharide synthase; translation: VFGLLPGSRPSEIARHLPPMLEAARRIAAEAPGARFVVPVADGVDGARIERQVAASGLPARVAAGAFDLLASACDAAIAASGTATLELAVRDVPSVVVYRTSALTHAIARRIVAVPHVGLVNLVAGSEVLPELIQDAFTPDRAARLALQLGRPGPERSRALDALARVRSALGPPGAYDRAAAALLEVLDGDRGRRGESAP